From one Triticum urartu cultivar G1812 chromosome 3, Tu2.1, whole genome shotgun sequence genomic stretch:
- the LOC125547833 gene encoding ervatamin-B-like, protein MTGHTIMFSTSRCSSLALCVLLATSCLMLAGCSSESLPTSDDFPHERSDIGTDDHHDLMMSRFHVWMTAQNKSYSTSDEKARRFEVYRSNMRYIEAVNADATTSGLTYKLGEGPFTDLTDEEFMTLYTGKIPEDDEQIITTRVGPVNGVDTYEGVTVYANFSARAPSSVDWRKRGAVTPVKDQGKCGSCWAFAAVGAIEGLHKIKRGTLVSLSEQQLVDCDSFDSGCNGGRASRAFQWIQQNGGITTTSSYGYKAATGRCKMNRKPAAKITGSGRVEGNNEVSLRNAVANRPIAVSIASSGSHFHHYKGGIFNGPCSTTKLTHAVTIVGYGRQAQDGAKYWIVKNSWGVTWGDKGYILMKRGTTNPSGQCGIATRPVFPLMKVRESTD, encoded by the exons ATGACTGGTCACACGATCATGTTCTCCACGTCTAGGTGTTCTTCTTTAGCGCTATGTGTGCTCCTTGCCACCAGCTGCCTGATGCTAGCCGGCTGCTCTTCTGAGTCGTTGCCGACAAGCGATGATTTTCCCCATGAGCGCTCCGACATCGGCACCGACGACCACCATGATCTGATGATGAGCCGTTTCCACGTGTGGATGACGGCACAGAACAAATCCTACTCCACCTCCGACGAGAAGGCTCGCCGGTTTGAGGTATACAGGAGCAACATGAGATACATAGAGGCTGTGAATGCTGATGCGACTACCTCTGGGCTCACGTACAAGCTTGGGGAGGGTCCCTTCACTGACCTTACAGATGAAGAGTTCATGACGCTTTATACTGGGAAGATTCCGGAAGATGACGAGCAGATTATCACCACCCGTGTTGGCCCTGTCAATGGCGTGGACACATATGAGGGTGTCACCGTGTACGCCAACTTCTCAGCCAGGGCGCCGAGTAGCGTGGACTGGAGGAAGAGAGGCGCCGTCACCCCGGTTAAAGACCAAGGGAAATGCG GATCTTGCTGGGCATTCGCCGCCGTGGGTGCAATCGAAGGACTACACAAGATCAAGAGAGGGACCCTGGTGTCTCTGTCGGAGCAACAGCTAGTAGACTGTGACTCCTTCGACAGCGGTTGCAATGGCGGCCGGGCTAGCAGAGCTTTCCAGTGGATCCAACAGAATGGAGGGATCACCACCACATCCTCCTACGGATACAAGGCAGCCACTGGTCGGTGCAAGATGAACCGTAAGCCGGCCGCAAAGATCACTGGCTCCGGGAGAGTCGAGGGCAACAACGAGGTGTCGCTGAGGAACGCCGTGGCTAACCGACCTATAGCCGTTTCGATCGCGTCAAGTGGCAGCCACTTCCACCACTACAAGGGAGGCATCTTCAACGGGCCATGCAGCACCACAAAACTGACCCATGCCGTCACCATAGTAGGCTATGGGCGACAGGCACAAGATGGTGCCAAGTATTGGATCGTGAAGAACTCGTGGGGGGTGACATGGGGCGACAAAGGTTACATACTAATGAAGAGGGGCACAACGAATCCATCAGGTCAGTGTGGCATTGCGACACGCCCAGTCTTTCCCCTTATGAAAGTAAGAGAATCGACTGATTAA